The following proteins are encoded in a genomic region of Desulfuribacillus stibiiarsenatis:
- a CDS encoding glutamate synthase-related protein, producing MAKEHDSCGIFATVEKDGQPKRHNIDRTIESLIKMEHRAGFIDGEGDGCGILTDIPRKIWSNFLEANERDPKIANHEAFFVAHILIPKSLGEHGDWVKNQIRTFLYDAGIKVYVDMIGNVVPEALGPMARMEEPEFWQLGCQIRKAGMSAYEMDKLLFDLMVRIENLTPTHVASMSRYSVIYKVMGAASVLPEYYPDLKNPDFASAVTIGHNRYSTNTLSTFERVQPFSLLGHNGELNTISRLRQEAKMLGIPLIQDASDSQDLNRTIEALINTTDISLFEAMELVFPPIAYEIKRFSPKLQSLYSYYRQILGPFAQGPAGIVSRHRNQCVFAVDALGLRPLWYIDAEDAYFFSSEQGVIPLESVVSEPAPLAPGEKVAIEIQYEDASLQATGVNLYRYHDFQQKVYDLAREKCNFDEYHRYVNFAAERNYLETDEQIVQALSSRSIEFADHSDSQKLMEAFGWDVDDIELANQMQLTGTEAVRSMGFDGPLAALSREKQNLSDYMKESVAVVTNPAIDREREMEHFSTRVILGQRPILNNQVSSDFKRIEIRTPILLGGERKGHPIEREQYRQIAEKLSTYMIEDLILEFPNDKAKVISSTYSGQESMRDGMRRIRQEAVEAVENGAELLIFDDCEAFKNNKKWIDPLVIVSAVDIQLKRHFDSEGVNLRRKCSIILRSGGIRNLHDFMMAMGLGADAINPYLLLEFVGLEEPRKSIRNLYNGLQKGIEKVISTLGIHELRGYARLFSSVGLKPEIVRYLDIRNFAGSEKAGLGWSELEKDMEARCAAFQAQDKPKLAKTSRYYPKIWKVAAQAARGEGSYSAYLEKLKELEINHPISVRHTWDLKIKHDGEVSTDSIDISVGKHRLPFVISSMSFGSQNEIAFRAYAEAADRLDMISLNGEGGEIPDMLGKYRKTRGKQIASGRFGVNINLMNSSDLIEIKIGQGAKPGEGGHLPGSKVSEKVAIARNATPGVDLISPSNNHDIYSIEDLAQIIEEVKVANNEAKVIIKVPVVPNIGTIAVGIAKAGADIIKVSGYDGGTGAARAHALRHVGLPTEIGVKYAHDALLDAGLRQRVEIWADGGLKSGVDVIKMMLLGADRAGFGTMAMVAVGCTSCRGCHKGTCHVGITTQIETVEEAQRKGLKHFQPRDYNEAVSGLCTLFEYLGMEVKELTARLGFKNVKDLVGRCDLLTQTRELDCIDTSEFLKPYTIDKARGELLQNVSVNWYKSTTLLNELTKKIAKQVTQSALNGETSVVMNYGLIPSEERCIGTRLAGAIARGNYDNRFKNLEGTELNFANGTILGNGVAAFNQNKVSIFTEGGAQDGVGKMAFGGKVIILKGKNKFGKRVGGSVGKGFAYGAQSGLFIVQGDADSRAGIRLSGADVVIAGQISKKIDDSLGVIGSRANIKGFAFEYMTNGRAIVMGDPGPWICSGMTGGVVYIKLNPEMGLDEAAIQARIARGAKVALSKLDEKGVRDVEQLLSTYKEVLIKSGQEEEAREIEEILEECEGRFVQVFPKSQQADQNHATE from the coding sequence ATGGCTAAAGAGCATGATAGTTGTGGAATTTTCGCAACAGTAGAGAAGGATGGTCAACCGAAACGCCATAATATTGACCGTACCATTGAATCCTTGATCAAAATGGAGCACCGTGCTGGATTTATTGATGGCGAAGGTGACGGTTGTGGGATACTAACAGATATTCCTCGTAAAATATGGTCGAACTTCTTAGAGGCAAATGAACGTGATCCAAAGATTGCGAATCATGAAGCTTTTTTTGTAGCGCACATTTTAATCCCTAAATCATTAGGAGAACACGGTGACTGGGTGAAGAACCAAATCCGCACCTTCCTTTATGACGCAGGAATCAAGGTGTATGTCGACATGATTGGTAACGTCGTTCCAGAAGCCCTAGGGCCTATGGCAAGAATGGAAGAGCCGGAGTTTTGGCAACTCGGTTGTCAGATTCGTAAGGCAGGCATGTCAGCCTATGAAATGGACAAGCTGTTGTTTGACTTAATGGTACGAATTGAAAACCTTACACCTACGCATGTAGCTTCCATGAGTCGTTATTCTGTCATTTATAAAGTTATGGGAGCAGCAAGTGTTTTACCGGAATATTACCCAGATCTTAAAAATCCTGATTTCGCCAGTGCTGTAACGATTGGGCATAACCGTTACTCTACCAATACGTTATCAACGTTTGAAAGAGTACAGCCTTTTTCCCTTTTAGGACACAATGGTGAATTAAATACGATTAGCCGTTTGCGTCAAGAAGCGAAAATGCTTGGCATTCCGTTGATTCAAGATGCAAGTGACTCACAAGATTTAAACCGTACGATAGAGGCTTTAATTAATACAACTGACATCTCTCTTTTCGAAGCGATGGAATTGGTATTTCCGCCAATTGCCTATGAAATTAAGAGGTTTTCACCAAAGTTACAAAGCTTATATTCTTACTACCGTCAAATCCTAGGGCCGTTTGCTCAAGGACCTGCAGGTATCGTATCAAGACATCGCAATCAATGTGTATTTGCGGTAGACGCATTAGGTCTGCGTCCACTGTGGTATATTGATGCGGAAGATGCGTACTTCTTCAGCTCTGAACAAGGTGTTATTCCATTAGAAAGTGTTGTTAGTGAACCAGCACCATTAGCACCTGGTGAGAAGGTAGCGATTGAAATTCAATATGAAGACGCGAGCCTTCAAGCAACTGGCGTAAATCTATATCGCTACCACGATTTCCAACAAAAAGTGTATGATTTAGCACGTGAAAAATGTAATTTCGACGAGTATCATAGATATGTGAATTTCGCTGCGGAAAGAAACTATTTAGAAACGGATGAGCAAATTGTTCAAGCCTTAAGTAGTCGTTCGATTGAGTTCGCAGACCACTCCGATAGCCAGAAGCTTATGGAAGCGTTTGGTTGGGATGTTGACGACATTGAGCTCGCGAATCAAATGCAATTGACAGGTACAGAAGCCGTTCGTTCGATGGGCTTTGACGGTCCACTGGCTGCTTTGTCCCGTGAGAAGCAAAACCTTTCTGACTATATGAAAGAAAGCGTTGCTGTCGTTACGAACCCTGCCATTGACCGTGAGCGTGAGATGGAGCATTTCTCCACTCGTGTCATTCTTGGACAACGCCCAATACTCAATAACCAAGTATCGTCCGACTTCAAGCGTATTGAAATTCGTACTCCAATCCTATTAGGCGGCGAACGTAAAGGACATCCAATTGAACGGGAACAGTATCGCCAAATTGCAGAAAAGCTTAGCACGTATATGATTGAGGATTTAATCTTGGAGTTTCCCAATGATAAAGCGAAGGTCATTTCCTCTACCTACTCAGGACAAGAGTCGATGCGTGATGGTATGCGCAGAATCCGTCAAGAGGCAGTGGAAGCTGTTGAGAATGGTGCAGAGCTGTTAATCTTTGATGATTGCGAAGCCTTTAAAAATAATAAAAAGTGGATTGATCCACTAGTGATTGTATCTGCAGTAGATATTCAATTAAAGCGACACTTCGACTCTGAAGGTGTCAACCTACGTAGAAAATGTAGTATCATTTTGCGCTCTGGTGGAATCCGTAACCTTCATGACTTCATGATGGCAATGGGACTTGGCGCTGATGCAATTAACCCATACCTGTTATTAGAGTTCGTAGGCTTAGAAGAACCGAGAAAATCGATTCGAAATTTATATAACGGTTTGCAAAAAGGGATTGAGAAGGTTATCTCTACCTTGGGAATCCATGAATTGCGTGGATATGCACGCCTATTCTCCAGTGTGGGTCTAAAACCAGAAATCGTAAGATATTTAGATATTCGTAACTTTGCTGGTTCTGAGAAAGCCGGTTTAGGCTGGTCAGAATTAGAAAAAGACATGGAAGCGCGTTGTGCTGCATTCCAAGCACAAGATAAGCCGAAACTTGCGAAGACAAGCCGCTATTATCCAAAGATCTGGAAAGTTGCTGCTCAGGCGGCTCGCGGCGAAGGTTCTTATAGTGCTTACCTTGAGAAGTTAAAAGAGCTGGAAATCAATCATCCAATTAGCGTTCGCCACACTTGGGATTTAAAAATCAAACATGATGGCGAAGTTTCTACGGATAGTATTGATATCAGTGTGGGTAAGCATCGTCTTCCGTTTGTCATCAGTTCTATGTCCTTTGGTTCGCAGAACGAAATTGCGTTCCGTGCGTATGCAGAGGCTGCTGACCGTCTAGATATGATTTCTTTAAACGGTGAAGGTGGAGAAATCCCTGATATGTTAGGGAAATACCGTAAGACTCGTGGAAAGCAAATCGCTTCTGGTCGTTTCGGTGTGAATATTAACTTGATGAATTCCTCTGATTTAATAGAGATTAAGATAGGACAGGGTGCTAAGCCTGGGGAAGGTGGACATCTACCTGGTTCGAAGGTATCGGAAAAGGTTGCGATTGCGCGTAACGCTACACCTGGCGTTGACTTAATTTCACCGTCGAATAACCATGACATCTATTCGATTGAAGATTTAGCACAAATTATCGAAGAAGTAAAAGTTGCCAATAACGAAGCAAAAGTAATTATCAAGGTTCCTGTTGTTCCGAACATTGGAACGATTGCTGTAGGTATAGCGAAAGCGGGAGCAGATATCATTAAAGTCAGTGGTTATGATGGTGGTACAGGTGCTGCGCGTGCCCATGCCCTTCGTCATGTTGGATTACCAACGGAGATTGGTGTGAAATACGCCCATGATGCACTCTTAGATGCAGGCCTTCGCCAGCGTGTTGAGATTTGGGCTGATGGTGGTCTGAAAAGCGGTGTAGACGTCATTAAGATGATGCTGCTTGGGGCTGACCGTGCAGGGTTTGGTACGATGGCAATGGTAGCAGTCGGTTGCACTAGCTGCCGCGGTTGTCATAAAGGGACTTGCCATGTAGGGATCACGACCCAAATCGAAACTGTCGAAGAAGCACAACGCAAAGGGTTAAAGCATTTCCAACCAAGAGATTACAACGAGGCTGTATCAGGGTTATGTACATTATTTGAGTACCTAGGTATGGAAGTGAAAGAGCTTACAGCTCGCTTAGGATTTAAAAATGTCAAGGATTTAGTCGGTCGTTGCGACTTATTAACACAGACTCGTGAACTTGATTGCATCGATACTTCGGAATTCTTGAAGCCATATACTATTGATAAAGCGCGTGGTGAACTTCTTCAAAACGTGTCTGTTAATTGGTACAAGAGCACAACATTACTGAATGAGCTTACGAAGAAAATTGCGAAGCAAGTGACGCAATCAGCACTCAATGGAGAAACAAGTGTCGTCATGAACTATGGATTAATTCCTAGTGAGGAGCGTTGCATTGGAACCCGCTTAGCAGGAGCAATCGCTAGAGGGAACTACGATAACCGTTTCAAAAACCTTGAAGGTACAGAGCTGAACTTCGCCAATGGTACAATCCTTGGAAATGGTGTTGCGGCGTTCAATCAGAATAAAGTATCTATTTTCACAGAGGGTGGAGCCCAAGATGGTGTTGGTAAAATGGCGTTCGGTGGGAAAGTCATTATCCTTAAAGGTAAGAACAAGTTCGGAAAGCGCGTCGGTGGATCTGTAGGGAAAGGTTTCGCTTATGGGGCGCAATCAGGACTGTTCATTGTGCAAGGGGATGCAGATTCGCGTGCTGGCATTCGTTTATCTGGTGCTGATGTCGTAATCGCTGGTCAAATCTCTAAGAAAATTGACGATAGCCTTGGTGTCATTGGTAGTCGTGCAAATATTAAAGGATTTGCCTTTGAATACATGACGAATGGTCGTGCGATTGTTATGGGCGATCCAGGTCCATGGATTTGCTCTGGTATGACGGGTGGAGTCGTTTACATTAAGTTAAATCCAGAAATGGGTCTTGATGAAGCGGCAATCCAAGCGAGAATTGCACGCGGTGCTAAGGTTGCATTATCGAAGCTAGATGAAAAAGGCGTACGTGATGTGGAACAGCTTTTATCCACATACAAGGAAGTATTGATTAAGAGCGGCCAAGAGGAAGAAGCTAGAGAAATTGAAGAAATTCTTGAAGAATGCGAAGGACGTTTCGTACAGGTCTTCCCTAAATCTCAACAAGCCGACCAAAACCACGCAACAGAGTAA
- a CDS encoding sensor histidine kinase, protein MVEKKKKEKENQATEINLKMIDTVIKKTMGAIEESKNQIYEIAEGAQKEMLKLKQELTQVHQEACELVDKVDELERVYRKSRNHLAHVSKNFRNYSEEDIKRAYEDANNHQIELMLSREKEQRLRLRRDELQIRLKNLGDTVSKAETFITQVGAVLGYLTGDLANISDFLETAQQKQMMGIRVIQSQEEERKRVAREIHDGPAQLLANVVLRSEICERLLDRDIEQARKELHELKDAVRSSLAEVRKIIFDLRPMALDDLGLIPTLRKYLIQFEERNGVATDMKVYGKEEKLESAVVIAAFRLIQECLNNTAKHAYAKNVNLKIEFRKDKLAMIIADDGMGFKVEEALRAGTDSFGIIGMRERIDLLQGTMEYDTDVGKGTKVYFQIPIHPVE, encoded by the coding sequence GTGGTAGAAAAGAAAAAGAAAGAAAAAGAGAATCAAGCAACCGAGATTAATTTGAAAATGATTGATACAGTCATTAAAAAAACTATGGGTGCCATCGAAGAAAGCAAGAATCAGATTTATGAAATTGCTGAAGGTGCTCAAAAAGAAATGTTAAAACTGAAACAAGAGCTTACTCAAGTGCATCAAGAGGCATGTGAACTTGTAGATAAAGTCGATGAACTGGAGCGGGTATACCGTAAGTCGCGCAATCATTTAGCTCATGTGAGTAAGAATTTCCGCAATTATTCTGAGGAAGATATTAAGCGAGCGTATGAAGACGCGAATAACCATCAAATTGAACTCATGCTATCTCGTGAGAAAGAACAGCGCTTGCGTTTGCGACGCGATGAGTTACAAATTCGTCTGAAGAATCTTGGAGACACCGTTTCCAAAGCTGAAACGTTTATCACGCAAGTCGGTGCAGTCCTCGGCTATTTAACTGGAGATTTAGCGAACATCAGTGATTTCTTAGAAACGGCTCAACAGAAGCAGATGATGGGAATTCGAGTCATTCAATCACAGGAAGAAGAGAGAAAACGTGTTGCGCGTGAAATCCATGATGGGCCTGCGCAGCTTTTAGCTAATGTGGTACTACGTTCAGAAATTTGTGAGCGACTGCTAGATCGTGATATAGAGCAAGCACGGAAAGAATTGCATGAATTGAAGGATGCGGTACGAAGTAGCTTGGCAGAAGTCCGCAAAATCATATTTGACTTGCGCCCGATGGCGCTAGATGACTTAGGACTCATTCCGACCTTGCGCAAATACCTCATACAGTTTGAGGAGAGAAACGGCGTCGCTACGGATATGAAAGTCTATGGAAAAGAAGAGAAACTTGAGTCTGCGGTAGTCATAGCTGCATTCCGATTGATTCAAGAATGTCTAAATAACACAGCAAAACATGCGTATGCTAAGAATGTGAATTTGAAAATTGAGTTCCGAAAGGACAAGCTGGCGATGATTATTGCCGATGATGGAATGGGTTTTAAAGTAGAAGAAGCTTTAAGAGCTGGAACAGATAGCTTCGGGATAATCGGCATGCGAGAACGTATCGATTTGTTGCAGGGTACGATGGAATATGATACAGACGTTGGAAAAGGTACGAAAGTATACTTTCAGATACCAATCCACCCGGTAGAGTAG
- a CDS encoding response regulator transcription factor, which yields MIRLYIADDHVLFREGLVRIFELEEKIEVVGQAADGEQAIREVMSIQPEVVLMDINMPKVTGVEATKKIKEQFPEVKIIILSIHDDESYIFETIRAGASGYLLKDVEGRVLLDAITHVANGGSFIHPRVTSKVLKEFARLSEEAEYNQEFSRTDDVLQGRDWEDLLTHREQEILTLMARGMSNRDVSEALFISEKTVKNHVSNIFQKMQVRDRTQAVIQAIKQGWVKV from the coding sequence ATGATTCGTTTATACATTGCAGATGATCATGTCCTATTTCGTGAAGGGCTTGTCAGAATCTTTGAACTAGAAGAAAAAATAGAGGTAGTCGGTCAAGCCGCTGATGGGGAGCAAGCGATTCGTGAAGTAATGAGTATCCAACCGGAAGTCGTGTTGATGGACATTAACATGCCTAAGGTTACAGGCGTAGAAGCAACAAAAAAAATTAAAGAACAATTCCCTGAAGTGAAAATCATTATTTTATCGATTCATGACGACGAATCGTATATCTTTGAAACGATTCGAGCAGGAGCATCTGGATATTTATTAAAAGATGTAGAGGGTCGCGTATTACTGGATGCGATTACACATGTGGCAAACGGAGGGTCATTTATCCATCCGCGAGTTACTTCGAAAGTCCTTAAGGAATTTGCTCGTTTGAGCGAAGAAGCTGAATATAACCAAGAATTCTCTCGTACAGATGATGTACTGCAAGGCAGAGACTGGGAAGATCTATTGACTCATCGTGAGCAAGAGATCCTTACCTTAATGGCTCGCGGAATGTCCAATCGCGATGTCAGTGAAGCGTTGTTCATCAGCGAGAAAACAGTGAAAAACCATGTCAGCAACATCTTCCAAAAGATGCAAGTCCGCGATCGTACACAAGCAGTTATACAAGCCATCAAACAAGGTTGGGTTAAGGTATAA
- a CDS encoding DegV family protein has product MKGWVHMFGLVTDSTATLSEEEQSFSQAAIVPLSILLEGQSFREGIDITNHEFYDRIQKTKDIPKTSQPAVGDFIQAYNGLKEKGISEILSIHISTGISGTLNSAKAAAEQIKDLTVHFLDTKSLSRPIGHLVMKAANLREQGKSIEEVKSTLQEIIDSIRVYCSVGDLEFLHKGGRVSGVAYFLGSLLNICPIVFVNKEGVIVAHEKVRTFKKALDKLASYVEQAISEEKRPNLPLVNILHAANEKDALSLQNIILEKFPSIRTEVRSLTPVIGSHTGMGTIGLAILFDE; this is encoded by the coding sequence TTGAAGGGATGGGTTCATATGTTTGGACTTGTAACAGATAGTACGGCAACCTTGTCTGAGGAAGAACAAAGCTTTAGCCAGGCAGCCATAGTGCCATTATCTATTTTATTAGAAGGTCAATCGTTCCGTGAAGGAATCGACATCACCAATCATGAATTTTACGATAGGATTCAGAAGACGAAAGATATTCCGAAGACATCCCAGCCTGCCGTTGGAGATTTTATACAAGCATATAATGGCTTAAAAGAAAAAGGGATTTCAGAAATTTTATCGATTCATATTTCTACTGGAATCAGTGGCACATTGAATTCAGCAAAAGCTGCCGCGGAGCAGATTAAGGATTTGACTGTCCATTTCCTTGATACGAAGAGCCTTTCACGACCGATTGGACATTTAGTCATGAAGGCAGCGAATTTGCGCGAACAAGGCAAGTCGATAGAAGAAGTAAAGTCAACATTGCAGGAAATCATTGATTCGATTCGTGTATATTGTTCTGTAGGTGACTTAGAGTTCCTACATAAAGGCGGTCGAGTGAGTGGAGTCGCATATTTTCTAGGATCGCTATTGAATATCTGTCCAATTGTGTTTGTGAACAAAGAAGGCGTAATTGTTGCACATGAGAAGGTGCGTACATTTAAAAAAGCTTTAGATAAATTGGCAAGTTATGTGGAACAGGCAATATCTGAGGAGAAACGCCCAAATCTTCCACTAGTGAACATCCTTCATGCTGCTAACGAAAAGGATGCTTTGTCATTACAGAATATAATCCTAGAAAAATTCCCTAGCATTCGCACGGAAGTCCGTAGCTTGACGCCAGTGATTGGCTCTCACACTGGTATGGGTACCATCGGTCTAGCGATTTTGTTCGATGAATAG
- a CDS encoding DEAD/DEAH box helicase → MNRSPYLVRCEDLVRNQGSIETKVVALATDNGTMKDLEMTLGDSDMLLLKKKVLGILGARRLTLPELVTSIHHETQEMLQGNHEPIYQVLNFLHKQNHIIIQPAIQQDNNGRFFCGRCLQFTHIIMQQCGACGEPCPVCTACAVYGETRGCIPLIAAHKRSAQEVFKGERQNGELREEQSNPLYPHPLSDLQVTASKRIATIVENGKSGLLWAVCGAGKTELIFETIAEERIKGKKVLVTTPRKDVVFELFPRFQAAFPSDVVHAVFGGSQDKHKAADITIATTHQLIRYVDDAFDLVIIDETDAFPYAGDPVLYQHAHRLGRQFVYMTATPNQDLIHQVEKGQLALVTLFQRHHQQPLPVPTWVRCTSYEANILCTNIKGMIRNVLQILQYNSKNRQIQDATNSASQHRVPRLSRDFIKVLEQLPCEGVVMFFVPSIAKGKWLHSQLSLYITSEQLSIELTFVYASDPERVEKISDLRNERYQWIICTTILERGVTIPNSHVVVIDAEHKVFTKSTLIQIAGRVGRTVTHPNGNVIFMGKYLHRPIQNAIDEIQGINKAAATLRTR, encoded by the coding sequence ATGAATAGAAGCCCCTATCTCGTTCGTTGTGAAGATTTAGTTCGGAATCAAGGAAGTATTGAGACTAAAGTAGTTGCTCTTGCAACTGATAATGGGACGATGAAAGATTTAGAAATGACATTGGGTGATTCCGATATGTTGTTACTGAAAAAGAAAGTTCTTGGAATTCTAGGTGCGCGAAGACTGACACTACCTGAACTCGTCACTTCGATTCACCACGAAACGCAAGAAATGTTGCAAGGAAACCATGAGCCCATCTATCAAGTGCTAAATTTCTTGCATAAGCAAAATCACATAATCATTCAACCTGCCATTCAACAAGACAATAATGGCAGGTTTTTTTGTGGCCGCTGTCTTCAATTTACTCATATCATCATGCAACAATGTGGGGCCTGTGGAGAGCCCTGTCCTGTATGTACCGCCTGTGCTGTTTATGGGGAAACACGGGGTTGTATACCTCTGATTGCAGCACACAAGCGGAGCGCTCAGGAAGTGTTTAAGGGTGAACGACAAAACGGAGAACTACGCGAAGAACAAAGCAATCCGCTTTACCCGCATCCATTATCCGACCTTCAGGTTACGGCTAGCAAACGAATTGCGACCATTGTTGAAAACGGAAAGAGTGGATTACTATGGGCGGTCTGTGGGGCTGGGAAGACGGAGTTGATTTTTGAGACAATTGCAGAAGAGAGAATAAAAGGGAAGAAAGTCCTTGTTACTACCCCGCGAAAAGACGTGGTCTTTGAACTATTTCCGAGATTTCAAGCCGCTTTCCCTAGCGATGTAGTACACGCAGTGTTTGGTGGTAGCCAGGACAAGCATAAAGCTGCAGATATTACGATTGCCACAACACATCAACTGATTCGATATGTTGACGATGCTTTTGACCTAGTCATCATCGATGAAACGGATGCTTTTCCCTATGCTGGCGACCCGGTGCTCTATCAGCATGCGCATCGACTAGGAAGGCAATTTGTATATATGACAGCTACACCTAATCAAGACTTGATTCATCAAGTGGAGAAAGGGCAGTTAGCTTTGGTTACGTTATTTCAACGTCACCATCAGCAACCTTTGCCAGTTCCGACTTGGGTCCGTTGCACTAGCTATGAAGCAAATATTTTGTGCACGAATATCAAGGGTATGATTCGTAATGTACTTCAAATATTACAGTACAATTCAAAGAACCGACAAATACAGGATGCAACTAATAGTGCATCTCAGCATAGAGTGCCTCGCCTCTCAAGGGACTTTATAAAAGTATTAGAACAACTACCGTGCGAAGGCGTAGTGATGTTTTTCGTCCCTTCGATAGCAAAAGGCAAATGGTTACACAGCCAATTAAGTCTGTATATAACTTCTGAGCAGTTGTCAATCGAGCTTACATTTGTATATGCCAGTGATCCGGAGCGAGTAGAGAAAATCAGTGATCTTCGTAATGAACGATATCAATGGATAATTTGTACAACGATTTTGGAGCGTGGCGTAACAATACCGAATTCCCATGTAGTTGTAATCGATGCGGAACATAAGGTATTCACGAAATCGACATTAATACAAATCGCCGGTCGAGTAGGAAGGACTGTAACTCACCCTAACGGCAATGTGATTTTTATGGGCAAGTATTTGCATAGACCAATTCAAAACGCAATTGATGAGATTCAAGGGATCAATAAAGCGGCTGCTACACTGAGGACTAGATAA
- a CDS encoding ComF family protein, producing MGTLKDWLQVSLDLLFNVPPDCSLCSGKISSNHFLEYPIDSLSTIINGHKENLKIGKQDLLYIARIEADLKNKVCRECTTQIPIICGSYCEVCGRKTDQHICNDCKGNGERNFIYSRAATQYSEFMQQMIHLWKYRGNRQVGIFLESLISHAYRRYFHSIPIDKIVPVPLHRNRLAERGFNQAEYLANAVSKCSGIPVCTHLQRVEETEKQSKKTKQDRARSLADAFRYIEYISDDRCSDDNVFSSDKEDLKNQKILIIDDIYTTGTTIDSCAKVLRDAGASEVYALVLSR from the coding sequence ATGGGAACTTTAAAAGATTGGTTACAAGTGAGTTTGGATCTGTTATTTAACGTACCACCAGATTGCTCCCTATGTTCAGGAAAAATCTCATCAAATCATTTTCTTGAATACCCGATCGATTCACTATCTACAATTATCAATGGGCATAAAGAAAACTTAAAAATAGGGAAACAAGATTTACTGTATATTGCGAGGATTGAAGCAGATTTGAAGAATAAGGTCTGTCGCGAGTGTACTACACAGATTCCTATTATCTGCGGTTCTTATTGTGAGGTCTGCGGGCGCAAGACGGATCAACATATATGTAATGACTGCAAGGGTAATGGAGAACGGAATTTCATATATTCCAGGGCCGCTACCCAATACTCTGAATTTATGCAGCAGATGATTCATCTTTGGAAATATCGAGGGAATCGCCAAGTGGGGATTTTTTTAGAATCATTAATAAGTCATGCGTACCGAAGATACTTTCATAGCATACCCATTGATAAGATTGTTCCAGTTCCACTACATAGGAATCGCTTGGCAGAACGAGGATTTAATCAAGCGGAATATTTAGCGAATGCTGTTTCGAAATGTAGTGGGATTCCGGTATGCACTCATTTACAGAGAGTTGAAGAAACGGAGAAGCAGAGCAAAAAAACGAAACAAGATCGCGCCCGCTCTTTGGCTGATGCCTTTCGTTATATTGAGTATATTAGTGATGATCGATGTAGTGATGATAATGTATTTAGTTCTGATAAAGAGGATTTAAAGAATCAAAAAATTCTTATCATAGACGATATCTATACAACTGGGACAACGATAGACTCTTGTGCCAAAGTATTGCGTGACGCTGGAGCGTCAGAGGTGTATGCGTTAGTTCTATCGCGATAA
- a CDS encoding TIGR03826 family flagellar region protein gives MALSNCPRCGRLFDNTFKDICQQCTHEEEQYYQKVRKYVKEHKDCTIHEASEATDVPVKLITRFIKQGRINLKNNPNMLYPCEGCGAFIAAGRFCNSCMTDLQKGLSEAGKKPEPELKKPREGDNKTGYHFDSFKKR, from the coding sequence ATGGCACTTTCTAATTGTCCACGTTGTGGAAGATTATTTGATAACACATTTAAAGATATATGCCAACAATGCACCCATGAAGAGGAACAGTATTACCAGAAAGTAAGAAAGTATGTGAAGGAACACAAAGATTGCACAATTCATGAGGCAAGCGAAGCAACGGATGTGCCAGTCAAGTTGATTACTCGTTTTATTAAACAAGGTCGTATTAATCTGAAGAATAACCCGAATATGCTGTACCCATGTGAAGGATGTGGTGCTTTTATTGCAGCTGGTAGATTTTGCAATAGCTGTATGACAGACTTACAAAAAGGACTATCAGAAGCTGGCAAAAAACCTGAACCTGAGCTTAAAAAGCCACGTGAAGGGGATAATAAGACTGGTTACCACTTCGATAGTTTTAAAAAGCGGTAA
- the flgM gene encoding flagellar biosynthesis anti-sigma factor FlgM translates to MKINDLGRVGAIQAYQKANKAQGAKKAEAKKDELQISKAGQELLQVQKSDILNPSSRAEKVERLKEQYESGTYQVNSKVVAEKMLQENSWLLK, encoded by the coding sequence ATGAAAATTAACGATTTAGGCCGTGTGGGAGCAATCCAGGCATATCAAAAAGCAAATAAGGCGCAAGGAGCAAAGAAGGCTGAAGCTAAAAAGGATGAGCTTCAAATTTCAAAAGCTGGGCAAGAACTATTGCAAGTACAGAAAAGCGATATTTTAAATCCTTCTAGCCGTGCGGAAAAAGTAGAGCGATTGAAGGAACAGTATGAAAGTGGAACATACCAAGTGAATTCTAAAGTTGTCGCTGAGAAGATGCTTCAAGAAAATTCGTGGTTGTTGAAATAG